In Erigeron canadensis isolate Cc75 chromosome 1, C_canadensis_v1, whole genome shotgun sequence, a single window of DNA contains:
- the LOC122607058 gene encoding peroxisomal and mitochondrial division factor 1-like, with protein MAEEIIVNGDSAADIEITTSEENSDEATNQTIQKLMQKVSILEQEKQSLVNESQTTAVKIKQLEEAIESSESDKRALSSIAARASELETEVSRLQHDLISSLSDSQDSNNELTELKKVVEELRESEAKKSERIEVIEKERELLLKKLEENVEKLSVSERRVAELEKEVVAKEESVVRSRKAVEELQLVVTESRGEVEKAEKVKVELKSKVKALEERVGELVKELEAVKKAVQENVEERDLNVNGIENVGDDNEGKIVMGMKVHWPVIAASAGAVVMVVLVYFRHAKS; from the coding sequence atgGCGGAAGAAATAATCGTGAACGGCGACTCCGCCGCTGACATCGAAATAACAACGTCGGAGGAAAATTCCGACGAAGCCACAAACCAGACTATACAAAAACTGATGCAAAAAGTATCAATCCTGGAGCAGGAAAAACAATCACtggtcaacgaaagtcaaactACGGCTGTAAAAATCAAGCAACTGGAGGAAGCGATTGAGAGTTCAGAATCCGATAAGCGCGCGTTGAGTTCAATCGCGGCTAGGGCGTCTGAACTTGAAACTGAGGTATCTAGGTTACAGCATGATTTGATTTCTTCACTTTCTGATTCACAGGATAGTAATAATGAATTAACTGAATTGAAAAAAGTAGTTGAGGAATTGAGGGAAAGCGAGGCTAAAAAATCGGAGAGAATTGAGGTTATTGAGAAGGAGAGGGAATTGTTGTTGAAAAAGTTGGAGGAGAATGTGGAGAAGTTGAGTGTTTCGGAGAGACGTGTGGCCGAACTCGAGAAGGAAGTCGTTGCGAAAGAGGAGTCGGTTGTGAGGTCGCGTAAGGCGGTAGAGGAGTTACAACTGGTGGTGACTGAGAGTCGAGGGGAGGTCGAGAAGGCGGAGAAGGTGAAAGTCGAGTTGAAGAGTAAGGTAAAGGCATTGGAAGAGAGAGTTGGTGAGTTGGTGAAGGAATTGGAAGCGGTCAAGAAGGCGGTTCAGGAGAATGTGGAGGAGAGGGATTTGAATGTGAATGGGATTGAGAATGTGGGGGATGATAATGAGGGGAAGATAGTGATGGGAATGAAAGTGCATTGGCCGGTGATTGCAGCGAGTGCTGGTGCTGTTGTGATGGTGGTACTCGTGTATTTCCGTCATGCCAAATCTTGA